The Callithrix jacchus isolate 240 chromosome 7, calJac240_pri, whole genome shotgun sequence DNA window GAATGGAAGGTGTGTGTGAATGGGGTGTGCTCACATGAGAACACAGGGATTAGGGCTgctcctttctctgcctccttgcCTGGCCACCTGAGGTCTTGGACTCCTGTCACCTCTCTCTGCCCATTAGAGGCTGCCTGTAGATGAGACTCAGGGTCTGACCTCACACCCCATGTCTAGGATTTCAGTCTAGGGGCCCAGTTTCCATCTGCCATTCTGGGCTTGGCCGTCAGCCACTTCCCAGAGGCCCCAGGGTGGGTGGATTCCGCAGGaggacagggaaggaaggaagacccTATCAGGCACAGCAGTCTGGGCTGGGCCTGGCTCCTGGGCTCCGGCCTCCAGCCTCCACTCacaccctcctcttcctcaggaTCATCTTCTCCACACCCCTGGCCGTCATAGCCTACTTCCTCATCTGGTTCGTGCCTGACTTCCCACAGGGCCAGACCTATTGGTACCTGCTTTTCTATTGCCTCTTTGAGACGCTGGTCACGGTGAGTGTGGGGACCTCCCCTGGGTGTTTCTAGGGGCCAGGAGGAGGGCGGTCCTTGGAGCCCCCAGGGTTGGTGCCGTAAGCTACACTGGTGAGTCCGTCCGCCTGACCGGCCAAGGGCCTGTCTTCCATGCCAGTGTTTCCACGTTCCCTACTCGGCTCTTACCATGTTCATCAGCACCGAGCAGACTGAGCGGGATTCGGCCACCGCGTATCGTGAGTCTCTCCCCAGCCCACCTGACCCCACCCTCCAGGGACCCTCTAGCCACACTTCTTCCTTTGTGGACCCAGTTCTTTATTCTGCTCTAGAGTGTGGGTGTGAAACCATCTTAAAAATGAGTCAATGCCCTTATTGTTCAGGTGAAACCTGGAGAGGTGCACATGTGTTTAGGCCAAGGTGTCCCCTGCCCCACCATCTCTACCCACCCTGCCTGGAACTACAGCTGGGTTCCCATCCATCTGACCTTCCTCCCTGGGCCCACGATCCATGAGGCACCTCCAAAACACCTCCTTTTCTCCTGTCCAGGGATGACTGTGGaagtgctgggcacagtgctggGCACGGCGATCCAGGGGCAAATTGTGGGCCAAGCAGACATGCCTTGTTTCCAGGACCACAATAGCTCTGCAGAGGCTTCACAAAGTACCAACCGTACACATTACATCACCTCACACAGAGAAACGGTGAGGCCCCAGGCAGGGCAGGGATTTGGGGAGATGAGGAACAGCGAGGTGATTTGTAGTCATCCTGAAGATAGCAACAGCtagtgtttattaaataaatgttgggCATTTGGTATACATAACAATTAATAGACCCAATATACCTACtttgcagaaaaggaaactgaaacttaGAGAGGCTGAGTAAATTGCCTACAGTCATAAAGTTAGTGAATTACAGAGATTACGGAAGATTTGAATTCTGGTCTGTCAGACCCcacagcctgttttttttttttttcttttgttattatttgtagacatggggtcttgccaagttgcccaggctggcctcaaactcttgggcttaagcgatcctcctgcctcggccttccaaagtgctaggattataggcatgaaggCTGAACCCAGCCAGCCTGGTTTCTTGGTGACTCCTAACTGTCCAGCCTTGGGAAGCAACAGCAGGCCTGGGACGAtcctcccatttcacagatagaGAAAGCTCTCCAGGGGAGGAACTGGCCCAAGGTCATTGAGTGGGGCCACTGGGACTGGGAGTGCTGGAATGAGCTCAGACTGACTGTCCTTGTATGTCGCCTTCACCTCCTTATAGCAAAATGCATACCTGCTGGCAGCGGGGGTCATTGCCTCTATCTATGTCATCTGTGCTGTCATCCTGACCCTGGGTGTGCGGGAGCGGAGAGGTAAGGGGGTGCCTAGGAAGGGGTGCAGGTGCCAGCATAGGTGGCTGTGTCTTTCTGCCTGGCCCTCAGGCTTTGGGAGGGGCTTCTGCTCCTTCCTCACTGTcccctctggcctccagaaccctATGAGGCCCAGCAGACTGAGCCGATCGCCTACTTCCAGGGCCTCCGGCTGGTCATGAGCCACGGCCCATACATCAAGTTGATTACCGGCTTCCTCTTCACCTCCTTGGCTTTCATGGTGAGTAGGGGTCTGACATGCTCAGCCTAAGAAGGGGGTGTAATGGGAGTGGGATGAGCAGAGCTCTCTGGATCATAGGGGACGTATGGGGGAGGCTCAGCCCTGGCATCACCTCCTTCATTGCATTTCCTTCCCTACCTtgccccatgcccagctggtGGAGGGGAACTTTGTCTTGTTTTGCACCTATACCTTGGGCTTCCGCAACGAATTCCAGAATCTactcctggccatcatggtgagtGTGGGGCCTGAGCCGGGGCGGACAGGCTGGGCTAAAGCAGAATAGGCTATGGGATGGTTCTTGGGACAGGCAGAGGACGTTTCTCAGGCTGGCCTGAAGTCATGAAAGGATAAGGGAGGCTTCTCGGAATATTTGGTTGGACCTCACCTAGGTAGGACTGTGAGAGAAAGAGTTTGAGGTGAGATGTTCAAGTAGAGAGCACAGCAAAAGCAAGGGTGAGGACACGAGGACACCAGGAGCTTTGCTAAGGTTTGAGAGGGCAGCAGACGAGGTGGGCCTGGAGAGGCTCTGAGCTCCCCTGGGGAGCTATCAAAGGTGCCTGTCAACTTCCTTGCTGCTCACATGATATCATCTGGATGCTCTTGGGCAGGGCTGGAAGCCCCTTTGGGGTTCCGGGAAGGGCAGGAAGAGCCCTGTGGCTCTAAACCACCTCCCTTTAACCTTTTGTCCATCCACAGCTCTCCGCTACCTTCACCATTCCCATCTGGCAGTGGTTCCTGACCCGGTTTGGCAAGAAGACAGCTGTCTATGTTGGGATCTCAGTGAGTGGGGCTGAAGGGCAGAGCCTGGGATGAGTTGGGATGTCTGGTGGGAACCTCCCAGCTGACTCATCTTTCTGCACCCCTCCCCCAGTCAGCAGTACCATTTCTCATCTTGGTGGCCCTTATGGAGAGTAACCTCATTGTCACATATGTGGTAGCTGTGGCAGCTGGCATCAGTGTGGCAGCTGCCTTCTTATTACCCTGGTAGGTATATACAGGCCCCCTCCTCGGGTGTCTCTGGCCCCTAGTCCCCAGCTTTGAAGCTCCTTGGGGAGAGTTCTGTGGGGGTTTCTCCCATAAGCCATTCTGTAGTTCAAGATTGGGAGTGGGGAAGGTCTGTCCTGTACAATTGTACAGGTAGTGAACTTTGCAAGGACACCTAGTCAGAGTGAAAAAATGGGGGCTCTATTCTGGCCTGTGCTCCACTTGCCAAGCTGAGTTCCTGCAGGCAGGGGTACTTCCTCTTGGAGCAAGAGGCCTTCTCTTATTCGTATGAAGGCGCCATCTCCTCACTGAGCTGTGTGCCCGTGGTACTGCAAGCTTCTAGAAGGCCACCTCTTCTCATTAACACACAGGCCCACCAGGTGGGTCAGTCCTCATGGCTGTCACCACTCTACACAGGTCCATGCTGCCTGACGTCATTGATGACTTCCATCTGAAGCAGCCCCACTTCCATGGAACCGAGCCCATCTTCTTCTCCTTCTATGTCTTCTTTACCAAGTTTGCCTCTGGAGTGTCACTGGGCATTTCCACCCTCAGTCTCGAGTGAGTGAGGTGGAGACCTGGGGCAGGACTGAGCAGGGCCAGGCCCCAGGCGCCCCATCTTCACCACTCTCCTGCCCCCTGGGTCCTACAGCTTTGCAGGGTACCAGACCCTTAGCTGCTCCCAGCCGGAACGTGTTAAGTTTACACTGAACATGCTCGTGACCATGGCACCCATAGTTCTCATCCTGCTGGGCCTGCTGCTCTTCAAACTGTACCCCATTGATGAGGAGAGGCGGCGGCAGAATAAGAAAGCCTTGCAGGCACTGAGGTGAGTGGGGAAGGGGCAGGATGCTGGAGAAGGGGACGTCATCTCGTCTAAGCCCTCAATTTGTGCCTCCTGTGGCCAAGTCCAGACTCACCCCTGCAGGTCTTCTCTGGACAGCGCTAACACTTAAGTACACGCCAGGCACCCTGTTGAGTAGTCTTACCTTTATTCAGCAaatactggctgggcgcagtggctcacacctgtaatcccagcactttgggaggccgaggtgggcggatcacaaggacaggagtttgtgaccagcctgactaacatggtgaaacccgtctctactaaaaatacaaaattagccaggtgcggtggcacatgcctgtaatcccagctattcaggaagctgaggcaggagaatcgcttgaacccaggaggggaaggttgcagtaagctgagatcatgtcattgcactccagcctgggcgacaagagtgaaactccatctcaataaataaataaataaataaaacaaatacgtCCTGGCTGCCTACTGTGCACTAGGCATTGATTGCTGTAGTAACCAGgacaaaaatctctgcccttAAGGAGCTTGTTATAGGACACATGCATCCATGACCTCCCATACCCCTCCAACAACCCTAAGTATCAGGTTCTTCAGGTTCCCCCTCTGCAGGTGAAGAAGCTGAGATTTCAGCAGGGGTACCTGGCCCAGCTGAAAGGGAcggagctgggatttgagcctCAGCATTCCAGGTCCAGAGCCTGCACTCTTTATCAGCCTCCTGGCATGCAGGACCTCGAGTGTGGTCTGAACCCTGCATTTGGGGAAACCAGGGGGCAGAGTGGAGTGAGTCATGCCAGCCCATCAGACAGCCCAGGCGAGGGTGTAGTTCTGGGGTTTGCGGTGCCCTGTGTGCAGCAAGGACAGTATACAGACCAACCAGCAGTTTCTGGACTGAAAGTGGGAATGAGCAAACTCTGTGTCCTGTGGTTCACTTTAGTCCGACAGCAGGCCCAAGATCACATGAGGAAGGaggcaggtgggg harbors:
- the MFSD2A gene encoding sodium-dependent lysophosphatidylcholine symporter 1 isoform X5 translates to MAKGEGAESGSAAGLLPTSILQASERPAQEPKKKKQQLSVCNKLCYAVGGAPYQVTGCALGFFLQIYLLDVAQVGPFSASIILFVGRAWDAITDPLVGFCISKSSWTCLGRLMPWIIFSTPLAVIAYFLIWFVPDFPQGQTYWYLLFYCLFETLVTCFHVPYSALTMFISTEQTERDSATAYRMTVEVLGTVLGTAIQGQIVGQADMPCFQDHNSSAEASQSTNRTHYITSHRETQNAYLLAAGVIASIYVICAVILTLGVRERREPYEAQQTEPIAYFQGLRLVMSHGPYIKLITGFLFTSLAFMLVEGNFVLFCTYTLGFRNEFQNLLLAIMLSATFTIPIWQWFLTRFGKKTAVYVGISSAVPFLILVALMESNLIVTYVVAVAAGISVAAAFLLPWSMLPDVIDDFHLKQPHFHGTEPIFFSFYVFFTKFASGVSLGISTLSLDFAGYQTLSCSQPERVKFTLNMLVTMAPIVLILLGLLLFKLYPIDEERRRQNKKALQALRDEASSSGCSETDSTELASIL
- the MFSD2A gene encoding sodium-dependent lysophosphatidylcholine symporter 1 isoform X2 translates to MAKGEGAESGSAAGLLPTSILQASERPAQVKKEPKKKKQQLSVCNKLCYAVGGAPYQVTGCALGFFLQIYLLDVAQVGPFSASIILFVGRAWDAITDPLVGFCISKSSWTCLGRLMPWIIFSTPLAVIAYFLIWFVPDFPQGQTYWYLLFYCLFETLVTCFHVPYSALTMFISTEQTERDSATAYRMTVEVLGTVLGTAIQGQIVGQADMPCFQDHNSSAEASQSTNRTHYITSHRETQNAYLLAAGVIASIYVICAVILTLGVRERREPYEAQQTEPIAYFQGLRLVMSHGPYIKLITGFLFTSLAFMLVEGNFVLFCTYTLGFRNEFQNLLLAIMLSATFTIPIWQWFLTRFGKKTAVYVGISSAVPFLILVALMESNLIVTYVVAVAAGISVAAAFLLPWSMLPDVIDDFHLKQPHFHGTEPIFFSFYVFFTKFASGVSLGISTLSLDFAGYQTLSCSQPERVKFTLNMLVTMAPIVLILLGLLLFKLYPIDEERRRQNKKALQALRDEASSSGCSETDSTELASIL
- the MFSD2A gene encoding sodium-dependent lysophosphatidylcholine symporter 1 isoform X3; its protein translation is MAKGEGAESGSAAGLLPTSILQASERPAQVKEPKKKKQQLSVCNKLCYAVGGAPYQVTGCALGFFLQIYLLDVAQVGPFSASIILFVGRAWDAITDPLVGFCISKSSWTCLGRLMPWIIFSTPLAVIAYFLIWFVPDFPQGQTYWYLLFYCLFETLVTCFHVPYSALTMFISTEQTERDSATAYRMTVEVLGTVLGTAIQGQIVGQADMPCFQDHNSSAEASQSTNRTHYITSHRETQNAYLLAAGVIASIYVICAVILTLGVRERREPYEAQQTEPIAYFQGLRLVMSHGPYIKLITGFLFTSLAFMLVEGNFVLFCTYTLGFRNEFQNLLLAIMLSATFTIPIWQWFLTRFGKKTAVYVGISSAVPFLILVALMESNLIVTYVVAVAAGISVAAAFLLPWSMLPDVIDDFHLKQPHFHGTEPIFFSFYVFFTKFASGVSLGISTLSLDFAGYQTLSCSQPERVKFTLNMLVTMAPIVLILLGLLLFKLYPIDEERRRQNKKALQALRDEASSSGCSETDSTELASIL
- the MFSD2A gene encoding sodium-dependent lysophosphatidylcholine symporter 1 isoform X1, with amino-acid sequence MLRDRWNSCACSQLGPASQLFRALIRSRQVDPASESGREPGLGSGSSWQQADFQKEPKKKKQQLSVCNKLCYAVGGAPYQVTGCALGFFLQIYLLDVAQVGPFSASIILFVGRAWDAITDPLVGFCISKSSWTCLGRLMPWIIFSTPLAVIAYFLIWFVPDFPQGQTYWYLLFYCLFETLVTCFHVPYSALTMFISTEQTERDSATAYRMTVEVLGTVLGTAIQGQIVGQADMPCFQDHNSSAEASQSTNRTHYITSHRETQNAYLLAAGVIASIYVICAVILTLGVRERREPYEAQQTEPIAYFQGLRLVMSHGPYIKLITGFLFTSLAFMLVEGNFVLFCTYTLGFRNEFQNLLLAIMLSATFTIPIWQWFLTRFGKKTAVYVGISSAVPFLILVALMESNLIVTYVVAVAAGISVAAAFLLPWSMLPDVIDDFHLKQPHFHGTEPIFFSFYVFFTKFASGVSLGISTLSLDFAGYQTLSCSQPERVKFTLNMLVTMAPIVLILLGLLLFKLYPIDEERRRQNKKALQALRDEASSSGCSETDSTELASIL
- the MFSD2A gene encoding sodium-dependent lysophosphatidylcholine symporter 1 isoform X4, which produces MAKGEGAESGSAAGLLPTSILQASERPAQKEPKKKKQQLSVCNKLCYAVGGAPYQVTGCALGFFLQIYLLDVAQVGPFSASIILFVGRAWDAITDPLVGFCISKSSWTCLGRLMPWIIFSTPLAVIAYFLIWFVPDFPQGQTYWYLLFYCLFETLVTCFHVPYSALTMFISTEQTERDSATAYRMTVEVLGTVLGTAIQGQIVGQADMPCFQDHNSSAEASQSTNRTHYITSHRETQNAYLLAAGVIASIYVICAVILTLGVRERREPYEAQQTEPIAYFQGLRLVMSHGPYIKLITGFLFTSLAFMLVEGNFVLFCTYTLGFRNEFQNLLLAIMLSATFTIPIWQWFLTRFGKKTAVYVGISSAVPFLILVALMESNLIVTYVVAVAAGISVAAAFLLPWSMLPDVIDDFHLKQPHFHGTEPIFFSFYVFFTKFASGVSLGISTLSLDFAGYQTLSCSQPERVKFTLNMLVTMAPIVLILLGLLLFKLYPIDEERRRQNKKALQALRDEASSSGCSETDSTELASIL